GCGCGGTAGCGGAAGGTCGCGTGCTCGAACGTAACCTTGCCGCGGATCGGTGGCAGGGCAGCCCGGGCCGGACTGAAGCTCGGCTCGGGAATGGTGTTGAGGATGTCGCCAAGACGATCGATCGACAGACGGGCCTGATGGAAGTCCTGCCACATCTGCGCGAGCCGAAGCACCGGCATACTCACCCGCCCCGCCAGCATGTTGAACGCAACGAGCTCGCCGACGCTCAGGTCGCCGCCGATCACGAGCTTGGCGCCGAAGTAGAGCGTTGCGGCGGTGACCAGCTTGTTGATCATCTGGACCGCCTGACTTGCCGTATTGTTCAGGCTGAGCACGCGGAAGCTCGCGCTCACATAGCCGGCGAGCTGCTCCTCCCAGCGACGCTGCATCTGCGGCTCGACCGCCATCGCCTTCAGCGTCTCGACGCCGGTGACGCTCTCGACCAGGAAGGCCTGATTCTCCGAACCGCGATTGAATTTCTCGTCGAGGCGCCGGCGGAACAACGGCGCGGCGCCTGCAGAAATGCCGATATAGAGCGGGAACGATGCCATGACGATCAGCGTCAGCGGCGTCGAATAGTAGAACATCACCGCAAGGAAGACGACGGTGAACAGGAGATCGACAACAAGCGTGAGCGCCGAGCTCGTCAGGAACTGACGGATGTTCTCCAGCTCGCGGACGCGTGCGACTGAATCGCCGACGCGGCGCGCCTGGAAATATGCGATCGGCAATGCCATCAGGTGACGAAACAGCCGCGCGCCAAGCTCGACGTCGATGCGGTTCGTCGTGTGCGCGAACAGATAGACGCGCAGCGTGCCGAGAACAGTCTCGAACACGGTCAGCGCGACGAGGCCCGCAACCAGGACGTCGAGCGTGCTGAGGCTTCGATGCACGAGCACCTTGTCGATGACAACTTGGAAGAACAGCGGAGAAATGAGAGCAAAGACCTGGAGGAAGAACGACGCGGCCAGCACTTCGCCGAGCAGGCGGCGATACTTGTGGACCGCACCAATGAACCAGCTGATATCAAATCGCCGGGACAGATCCGTCAGAGCCGCACGCCGGGTCATTAGGATGATGTCACCGTCCCAGATGGCCTCGAGCTCCGCCTGGGTCATGGATTCGGGTCGGGGAGACAATGGGCGCTGAACGAGAAGCTTGTCGTCGATGACCTTGCCCAGGATCAGGAAGCCGCCGTCGCGCAGCACGGCAATTGCCGGCAGCGGCGTGACTGCAAGCCTGCTCCAGCTCGATCTCTGGGCCCGGGCCTTGAGCCCGAACTCCTTGGCACAGCGCAGGATTTCGGTCGCACCGACCCGCGCGGTGCCCAGGCGGTGCCGAATTTGCTCCGGGTCGGCCGCAATGCCATGGCAACGCAGCAATATCGCCACCGCAATGAGCCCTGACTCGTCGCCGCTCGCAGGCTCAAGACCCGCCTCGTGGACAGCCATATCGGGTTGATCGGGTGACTGCGTGCGCGTCACGATATCGCGGGCGCGCATGAAGACGTCCCGGGCGTGCGTCAACAGATTGCCGGCATGCATCACGGCGTAGCCGGCGCGCTGCGCCAGATCACGCCCCGGGATGCTCATGCCGGCAAGGGAATGAAGCAACCGGTGCACGAGATTTTGTGAGCCGGCCAGGATCAAACGGCCGTCCCACACTTCTTCGAACTCGGCGCGCGTCATTGTGTTCGGACGCGATGCGGTTGGATGCAGCACAAGTGCCGTCTCGTCATCGACCTTGCCGAGAAGCAGGAATCCGCCATCACGCAGCGACGCGATCCCGGGCAGCGTGGTGCTCGCAAGTCGCTTCCAACGCGTCGTGCGCGAACGGACTTTGACCCCGAATTCATGGGCACAGCGAAGCATCGCGCTGATGCCGATATCGTTGCTCCCGCAACGGTCGCGGAGCTGGTCAGGCTCGGCGTTCACGCCATGAAGGCGCAGGAACAGAGCAAGGGCTCGAAGCCCGAGGTCTGCGGCATGGGCATTTCCATTCTGGATCGCCATTTTTAACTCAACCCTTCGCGGTTACCGACCGCGTATGTGTTCCTTCTCATGCATTCACAAATATTGACGGTGCCGCACCCAGGCGCTGAGCCTGGGTGCGGCCAGGCATCAATGTTGCGGTCTGGCCAGCAACGATTCCAGACCCGAACCGGTCGCTTGCGACACAGCGGCGACGATCTGTCCGGGATCCACCCGGCCTGTGTTACCGGCCAGATACTGGTTCAGCAGCGCAAAGCTCTGGCTCGCCAGGGACGCCGTGCTCGTGCCGGCCGCAACCGGATGATCCGCCACGATGATCGGCTGCTGTGCGGTCGTTGCCAGGGTGCTGGTGGCCGGGTCCACATGCTGCTGGAGCAGCGCGAAGGCCCGGCTTGCCAAGCCCCCCGCGTTCGCGGCGATCGCATGCTGAAGATCGGTGAAGTCGAACCTCTGCGGCGATGTCGTGGTCGTGGCGGGCGTGGTCGTCGCGGCCGTGGTCGTGATGGGCGTGGTAACCGTCGGCACATGATCCGTCACGGTGCTCGTCTGCGACGACGTTGTGCTCGTGTGCGACGACGTCGAGGTCGTTCGGGGATCCGTCACGGTGATGGTCTGCGGCGAGGCCGTCGAAACCGCACCGGTGGTCGGATCCTTCGCGCTCGCAGTCAGCGTGAGCGTTGCGACAGGATGGCCGCCGCCGCGATAGTACGAGTGCAGTTCCAGTCCGCTGTCGACCTGCGCAGCCGTCAAGGTGATGTTGCTTCCTCGGAACGTCTGACCATCGAGCTTATCGGTGATCGTCTCGTACCTCGGCAACCCCGTGATGTTCACTGTCACGTTGTCGTTGGTGTCGGTCGTCGCCACCTTGGTCCCCAGGTCGACGTGACCGCCTCTCCCGCCCACCCAGAGCGAGTTATCCGCGATCGTCAGGACCGGCTTGGTCACTGACGGGGTCGTCGGCGTCGTCGGAGTCGTTGGCGAGGTCGGCGTCGTTGATGTCGGCGGGTCGATTTGGAGACCCGTGAACGTCCTCGCCGCGCCCGAGAGATTGGCGGCAGTGCCGGACGAATCCTTGATGCTCGCACCGTTCGGGAGGTTGACCCCGGTGATGGCGAGCGAGGACACATTGGTGTCGGTCGACGCGACAGTCGTCTTGAAGACGAGCGAACCCGTCCCGGAGCCGCTCACATAGGTGGCCTTTGCGCCGTCATTGAGTGACAGCGTCGGCGTGCCGCTGACCGTCACGGCTTTGCTGAACGCGAGCGTCAATGTGATGGTATCGCCGACATTCTCAATTCCCGTCCCCGGTGAAGCGGAGGCCTGGGTCACCGTCGGTGCGACGTCTGTCGGGGTAGTTGGCGTCGTTGTCGTGCCGGACGAGGAGGTGCTGCCCGACGGTGTCGGCGTGCCCCCGCTCACCGCCTTGAGCATGGGAAGGAGCTTATTCATGTCCGTATTGAGGGCGCTCAACGTCGTCGCATCATAGGCGTTCTGCTGGACGCGAAGGGCGGTCTGGGAGCCTCCCCGCTCGGTGATGTAGGCGCCGTATTGTTCGAGGGCGCGGAACACCTCCTGGCCGAGCGGCGAAAGGCCGTTCGGCATCGGCGTTCCGGGCGCAATGGCCAGAAGCTGGCCTTCCTTCAAGGGAGCACCGGCAGTGTAGCCGTCGGTGCCAATGGCGGGGGAGACATAGCCTGACGACAACAGCGAGTTGTCGACGGCGAGCTGCAGCGCATGATCGATCGTGCCCGTGTCCGTCTGCGCCTTGACCAGGAGCCCGCCGAGCTCGCTCGAGCCGTCGGCAGAGACGCCTGCGCCCAGCATGGATGACCAATTATTTGCCGCAGTGGGTGTCCGGAGGGTGCCCCAGCCGGTGCCCGTGGCCACGTTCGCCTCGCCATACGCCTGGGCGCTAGCGGTCGTGTTGCTCGTGCGGCTGAATCGCCAGAAATTGTAGGCGGTGTCGCCGTCGATGACG
This region of Bradyrhizobium sp. CCGUVB1N3 genomic DNA includes:
- a CDS encoding type I secretion system permease/ATPase; amino-acid sequence: MAIQNGNAHAADLGLRALALFLRLHGVNAEPDQLRDRCGSNDIGISAMLRCAHEFGVKVRSRTTRWKRLASTTLPGIASLRDGGFLLLGKVDDETALVLHPTASRPNTMTRAEFEEVWDGRLILAGSQNLVHRLLHSLAGMSIPGRDLAQRAGYAVMHAGNLLTHARDVFMRARDIVTRTQSPDQPDMAVHEAGLEPASGDESGLIAVAILLRCHGIAADPEQIRHRLGTARVGATEILRCAKEFGLKARAQRSSWSRLAVTPLPAIAVLRDGGFLILGKVIDDKLLVQRPLSPRPESMTQAELEAIWDGDIILMTRRAALTDLSRRFDISWFIGAVHKYRRLLGEVLAASFFLQVFALISPLFFQVVIDKVLVHRSLSTLDVLVAGLVALTVFETVLGTLRVYLFAHTTNRIDVELGARLFRHLMALPIAYFQARRVGDSVARVRELENIRQFLTSSALTLVVDLLFTVVFLAVMFYYSTPLTLIVMASFPLYIGISAGAAPLFRRRLDEKFNRGSENQAFLVESVTGVETLKAMAVEPQMQRRWEEQLAGYVSASFRVLSLNNTASQAVQMINKLVTAATLYFGAKLVIGGDLSVGELVAFNMLAGRVSMPVLRLAQMWQDFHQARLSIDRLGDILNTIPEPSFSPARAALPPIRGKVTFEHATFRYRADGPEVLHNVSFNVDPGQVVGIVGSSGSGKSTITKLIQRLYVPESGRVLVDGVDLAMVDLTWLRRQIGVVLQENVLFNRSIRENIALADPAMPMERVIEAASLAGAHDFILELPEGYDTIVGERGSSLSGGQRQRVAIARALITDPRILILDEATSALDYESERAIQQNMKRIAAGRTVFVIAHRLSTVRNANRIITLEHGRIVEDGSHDELIRSNGRYANLHYLQAGIHDIR